The segment GTGTCTATGGTGGTGCTGAGCAGATTCACACCGTGGTGCGCCAAGGTCTAAAAGATGACTTGCCGGAAGCCTACGCTATCCTTGACGCTTTTGAGTGGACGCCCGAGCAGATGGGTGAGGTCATGTTGATGAATCAGGAAGATGGCAGCGACCCCTACGAAAATGCCAAGCAATGGGTTGAAGATAATCAAGATGTAGTCGAGCAATGGCTCAATAGTTAATGCCAAATAGTTAATGCCGTGAGTCTTACAGTAGCAACAGAGGACTGCGGCCCTCTGTTGCTACTGTAAATACCAGTGTAGTAAAAGCTATTTTCATGGCTGTGTGCAGCCCGTTGAATAAAGATTAAGCAACGTTTGTTATTGTACTGATGGTACGCCCGCTAGCTAATGCCTGCTAGGAGTGAGGTGTTGATGACAAAACGTTGTTGATGTCAAAACGTTGTTGATGTCAAAACATAGTACTCCTCGAATGCATAGCCGTTTTTGTTCAACATGGAGAGGCTAAAGTGGATAATCCTGATTCAAAACGCTCCCCAGATGAGCCGGTCTCAGAGGGCATTCCCGCCCCTGATGGTCCAGCGAATCTAATAGATACCGATTACGTTATCGGCCAAGACAACATCACCACCAGCACGATGGGCGTGAACCTTGATTTGCATGGCAAGGTATTCACCATTTCGTCGATTGTGGTTCTACTGTTTGTCGTTTTAACACTCGCCCTACAAGACACTATTGCACCGGTTTATGACGCTATTTTTAGTTTCTTGACCGGTAATTTGGCGTGGTTCTTTATTTTTGCCGCCAATATTTTCGTTATTCTGTGTCTTGGGTTAATTATCTCCCCACTTGGTAAAATCCGCATTGGCGGCGCTGATGCAAAGCCCGACTTTACCTATGTGGGTTGGTTTTCAATGCTATTTGCCGCGGGCATGGGCATTGGCCTGATGTTCTTTGGTGTTAACGAGCCGCTGACCCACTTTGGTACATCCTTTGATGGTGGAAGCTGGGCACCATTAGCAGGCGCTGAAGGTGATGCTGCTGGCGCAGCGGCGCTCGGTATGGCAGCCACTATCTTTCACTGGGGTCTACACCCCTGGGCGATTTACGCAGTAGTAGCACTGTCTCTTGCCTTATTTTCGTTTAACAAAGGGCTACCGCTGTCTATGCGCTCGGTGTTCTACCCCATACTGGGTGAGCGCGTCTGGGGCTGGCCAGGGCATCTAATCGACATTCTGGCCGTATTTGCCACACTGTTTGGCTTAGCGACATCACTTGGTTTGGGCGCGACTCAAGCAGCAGCAGGTTTGACTTACCTGTTCGGCGCGCCAGAAAGCGATATTACGATGATTCTGCTCATCATCGGCATAACGATCATCGCTATCGGTTCAATTCTGGCTGGTGTCGATAAAGGCGTTCAGCTCCTCTCAAAAATCAACATCGCCATGGCGGCTTTGCTGCTTTTCTTCGTTATTGCCGTTGGCCCAACACTGCTTATCGCAACAGGTTTCTTTGAAAATCTGCTTAACTATGTTGTTCATCTGCCAGCACTGTCGAATCCGTTTGGCCGTGAAGATGCGAACTTTAGCCAAGGTTGGACTGCCTTCTATTGGGCTTGGTGGATCTCCTGGTCTCCGTACGTTGGCATGTTTATCGCACGGGTTTCCCGCGGCAGAACCGTACGCGAATTCTTAATTTCGGTACTGTTGGTGCCATCTATTGTCTCGGTACTTTGGATGACCACCTTTGGCGGCACCGCTATCGATCAGTACGTTAGCCAAGGTATTGAAGCCGTGCGCGACGCGGGCGTGGACCTGCAATTGTTCATCATGCTTGAGCAACTGCCGCTGTCACAAATCACCTCGTTTGTTGCTATTTTGCTGGTCATTATTTTCTTTGTGACCTCTTCTGACTCAGGCTCACTGGTTATCGACTCCATTACCGCAGGCGGCAAGGTGGATGCACCGAAGCCTCAGCGCGTGTTCTGGGCGATTATCGAAGGGGCTATCGCAATTGCGTTGCTGCTTGGCGGTGGTTTGACCGCTCTGCAAACGATGGCGGTTTCTACCGGCTTTCCGTTCACCATCATCTTGCTAGTGGCATGTTATGCCATTATCAAAGGGCTGATGAGCGAACCCAAAGCGGTATAATATAAATCGCTATCCCTCGCACCGAATCGCAAACGGGCAGCCAAATGGCTGCCCGTTTGCGTTAAGTAATGCCGCGATGCTCACACCCAAATATCTTTCAACCGTGTTTCAGGTGTGTAGTGGTGACTGATCTGAGCTTGTAACAATTCTGCTGTCGCAAGGGCATCAACCAGCGCGTGATGACCTTGATAGGCAGGTAAGCCATAGCGTTCACGGCTGGCATTTAAACGAATTGAAACCGGTGGGCGCCCCAGCCAGCGACGAAACCGTGCCCACAATGTTTGTCGATGCATGCGCGCCTCAAGCGACATCGTATCGATCATTGGAAACATCAGCCCTTCTCCCCGACGTGCTTTCACGGCAGCATCGAGAAACGGGCGTTCAATATTACGAAAATGCACCACCACCAATCGCCCTGCCAGCATAACTAATAGTTCATCCAGCACTGCGTCAAAATCAGGCGCAGTAGCAATTTCAGAATGAGTGATGTGATGGTAAGCAATGGACTCCTCATCCAGGGGCCTAGAAGGTTTCACTACCCAGTAGCGACGTTGGGCGAGCGGAATGCGGTCCAATGTAAAAGGCACCACGCCAATACTGACAATCGCATGTCGCCGTTCGTCCAGCCCTGTTGTCTCCATATCTAACGCTACCATCGGTACTTGCGCGATAGGTGTATCCGGGCTGGGTAGCGGCGTTGCAAAGAATTGCTTAAGCGCGACATTTTGGGTCTTTTCGGCACGCTCAGCCATATAGCCTATCCAGTTAGCTTGAACTACTTTTTGGCGGGGCCGGATACCATGCATATTATCGCCCCTGCCGCTGCGCGGGTACTGGATAGCGGAACTTCAAGAATTTTTGCGCATTGTTGAGTACTTGGAAAGCATCTTTTAGCGTATGGCGCTCGCTGTCATCAACATTCTCCGGCTCAATATTGTTATCGGGGAAACGGTCTTCCTGCAGGTCTATCACTTGATGACGAATCCGCGACATACATAAAAATTCCAACGCATAGCTCAGTTTGTCGCTAACGCCCGTTGCCAGTAGTTGAGTGTTGCTAATATCGTTTAAGCGCTGGAACGAGTTTTGCGCTTTAGACCCACAGGCCAGTGCATGTACCCGAATAAGGTCAACCATAGGGGCGGTACCACGCCGTTTTAGGTTGATAGAATTATTATGTTTTCCATCTTTTTCCATGACAAATGTGCGGAAGAACCCAAGCGGCGGCGTTCGATTCAGCGCATTACGGGCCATGGCTGCCAAAAACAGGGGCGACTGGGGGGCCGTTTGGGCAATCAAATCCTGGAGTGCTTCAACAAAGTGGTCTTCGCCGTAAATGCTGTCTAAATCGAAGAAGATCGAGCTATGGAGCAGCCTTTCAGGGGTGGGGTTCGCCATCCAATCTTGAAAATAGCGCTTCCAAACATGCAACGGCTGACGCCATTGGCGGTTGGTCGCCATCACATCGCCCTTGCAATAGGTATAACCACAGGCATCTAGGCCATCGCTTACAAAGGCCGCTAACGCGTGAAAGTAGCCGTCATGCTCGTCAGGATTAAAATCATCTGACAAGATCAGTGCATTATCCTGGTCAGTGACGATACTTTGCTCATTTCGCGCCATGGAGCCATTAACCATAAAACAGTAAGGCACGGGCGGTGGCCCTAGCGCTTCTTCGGCAAGCTCTAACAGCCGCCGCGTAAAGCTACGCCCAATGGTCGACAGGGCACTCCCCACCATCTGCGAATTAGCACCTTCTTGCACCATTCTTACAAAAGCAGCGCGCACATCTGGAGCAAGTTTTGCCAACCCCTGGGCGCTGGACTGGTTGAAAATATTGCTAACTAGGTACAGCCCGCTTTGAGTCTCGTAACGAATAATATCGGAAAGATGAACAACGCCAACGGGACGCTGGCGGTAAAGCACCGGCAAGTGATGAACATTGTTGCGCAACATCGTCAGCATGGCTTCGTAAACCGATGCATCCGACTGAATGGTAATTAACCGCTCAGAGACAACCTCTCCAATGGCCGTTTGCGCTGATAATCCTTCAGCTACAATGCGGGTACGGAAGTCACTATCCGTCAAAATGCCGCACATTTGCCAGGTTTTACCTTCGCTGTCTTGAAAGCTGTAACGCGGATTATTACTGCCTTCATTAATTACCAACACCGCCGACGCTTGAGCCTCGTTCACTTGTTTAGCGGCTTGCTGAACGGTGGTGGTGGACTCAACCATAACGGGATAACGCGTTACCAATTTGCGTATCCGCGTGACCATCATGTCGTTAGATTTCTTCTGCTGCTCTGCTGCGGTTTCTAAACGGGGGCGTTCCAGCTCAACAAAGTCAGCAAAATCATCGTCTTCTTCACAAAGTCGCTGAAAGACGACATTGGGTATAAAGTAGATGAGCGTATCTTCGATCGCTTTAGCGGGTAACCGCACTTTATGGTTTCTCAGCAGGCTAAAATGCCCAAAGATATCCCCTTCGCCCAAGCGGTTATAAAGTTCACCTTGACGACGATATACCTCAACGGCTCCGCTGCGGATATAGCACAACTCCGTGAGCATATCGTCAAACTTTAATATATCGCTACCGGTTTTGTAGTAGCGTACTTGAACCTGCTCGGCAATGGCGTCTAGCAATACATCCGATAAGCCATCAAACGGGGGGAACTGCCCCATATGCTGACGTATTTCTAACAGTTCAACATCCATGCGATCTCCTGCACTTGGCGCGGCAGCATCATCAATAGATGAAGTTT is part of the Halomonas sp. GT genome and harbors:
- a CDS encoding BCCT family transporter, with the translated sequence MDNPDSKRSPDEPVSEGIPAPDGPANLIDTDYVIGQDNITTSTMGVNLDLHGKVFTISSIVVLLFVVLTLALQDTIAPVYDAIFSFLTGNLAWFFIFAANIFVILCLGLIISPLGKIRIGGADAKPDFTYVGWFSMLFAAGMGIGLMFFGVNEPLTHFGTSFDGGSWAPLAGAEGDAAGAAALGMAATIFHWGLHPWAIYAVVALSLALFSFNKGLPLSMRSVFYPILGERVWGWPGHLIDILAVFATLFGLATSLGLGATQAAAGLTYLFGAPESDITMILLIIGITIIAIGSILAGVDKGVQLLSKINIAMAALLLFFVIAVGPTLLIATGFFENLLNYVVHLPALSNPFGREDANFSQGWTAFYWAWWISWSPYVGMFIARVSRGRTVREFLISVLLVPSIVSVLWMTTFGGTAIDQYVSQGIEAVRDAGVDLQLFIMLEQLPLSQITSFVAILLVIIFFVTSSDSGSLVIDSITAGGKVDAPKPQRVFWAIIEGAIAIALLLGGGLTALQTMAVSTGFPFTIILLVACYAIIKGLMSEPKAV
- a CDS encoding 3'-5' exonuclease, whose protein sequence is MHGIRPRQKVVQANWIGYMAERAEKTQNVALKQFFATPLPSPDTPIAQVPMVALDMETTGLDERRHAIVSIGVVPFTLDRIPLAQRRYWVVKPSRPLDEESIAYHHITHSEIATAPDFDAVLDELLVMLAGRLVVVHFRNIERPFLDAAVKARRGEGLMFPMIDTMSLEARMHRQTLWARFRRWLGRPPVSIRLNASRERYGLPAYQGHHALVDALATAELLQAQISHHYTPETRLKDIWV
- a CDS encoding DUF294 nucleotidyltransferase-like domain-containing protein, whose amino-acid sequence is MDVELLEIRQHMGQFPPFDGLSDVLLDAIAEQVQVRYYKTGSDILKFDDMLTELCYIRSGAVEVYRRQGELYNRLGEGDIFGHFSLLRNHKVRLPAKAIEDTLIYFIPNVVFQRLCEEDDDFADFVELERPRLETAAEQQKKSNDMMVTRIRKLVTRYPVMVESTTTVQQAAKQVNEAQASAVLVINEGSNNPRYSFQDSEGKTWQMCGILTDSDFRTRIVAEGLSAQTAIGEVVSERLITIQSDASVYEAMLTMLRNNVHHLPVLYRQRPVGVVHLSDIIRYETQSGLYLVSNIFNQSSAQGLAKLAPDVRAAFVRMVQEGANSQMVGSALSTIGRSFTRRLLELAEEALGPPPVPYCFMVNGSMARNEQSIVTDQDNALILSDDFNPDEHDGYFHALAAFVSDGLDACGYTYCKGDVMATNRQWRQPLHVWKRYFQDWMANPTPERLLHSSIFFDLDSIYGEDHFVEALQDLIAQTAPQSPLFLAAMARNALNRTPPLGFFRTFVMEKDGKHNNSINLKRRGTAPMVDLIRVHALACGSKAQNSFQRLNDISNTQLLATGVSDKLSYALEFLCMSRIRHQVIDLQEDRFPDNNIEPENVDDSERHTLKDAFQVLNNAQKFLKFRYPVPAQRQGR